From Micromonospora carbonacea:
GCAGCGCGCTGCGGGTGGCCCGGGCCCGGCTGTGCGGCGTCGGGGTGGACGCGCCCGGCGCCCAGGAGACGAGCAGGCACTCCCCGTCGTCGGTCAGGGTGGTCTCGACCTCGACGGTCGTGCCGGGCGGCACCCGCAGCGGCGCGAGGAACGCGACCTGGTCCAGGGACCAACTCCCGCCGGGCCGCGCCGCGTCGCACGCGGTGAGCACGGCGTCGACCTGCGCGGCCCCGGCCAGCACGGGCGTCCCGCCGATCCGGTGGTCGCGCAGCACCGGGTCGTCGGCGGCCAGCGGGATGCGGTGGCCGCTCACAGCCGCAGGTCGAATCTGTCGGTGGCCAGGACCTGGCCGTTGACCTGGATGTCGACGAGGTGCTCGCCGGGGTAGTAGCGCCGGGTGGAGACCTCCCGCACCGGGTGGGACTTCTCCACCGTCCGGCGCTCGCCGGGGGCCAGTTCGAGGGTGGTGAGCTTGAAGACCTTCGGGATGCTCTGGCCGTTCTTGCGCACGTGGTGCACGACGTAGTCGACGGCGACGGTGTGCCGACGGCTGTCGGTGTTCTCGACGTCGAGGCGGATGAGGGTCGACTCGCCGAGGGTCAGCGACCGGGGCGACAGCCGCATCGACGGCACCCGGATGTGCTCGCCGCCGGTGACGCCGACGATCGCGAGGGCCTCCTGGTTGCCCTTCTTGACCAGGGTGCGCAGCGCGTGCCGGACGATCCAGGCGGTCTCCGGCGTCGGGCTCTCCTGCCGCCAGCGCAGCGCCGTGGTCAACGCGACGTCGGGGGCGTCCTTGGAGATGTCGTTGAGGTTGTTCGCCACGGACTTGCGGACGTACTCCGAGGGGTCGCTGCGCAGCGGTTCGAGGATCTCCAGGACGGGCTGCGGGTCCCTGACGAACATGGTGAGCGTGCGCGCCCAGGGCAGCCGGGGGCGGGTGCCCTCGCTGGCCATCCGGCGCACGTTGTGGCTGGGGTCGCGCGCCCAGTCGGCCATCCGCTTCATCGTCAGGTCGTAGTGCTGCTCGATGTACGGGCGGATGGCGTACTCGGCGGTGTGCCGCTTGGTGATCTCGACGAGGGCGTCGAGGGACACCTCCGGGTGGTCCAGGCCGTACTCCTCGACGAACCGGGCCACCGGCATGAGGTACCAGCTGACGTTGAACATCCCCTCCCCCTCGGCGAGCTCGTCGCCGAGGATCGACACGAGGATGCGCACGCTCTCGGGGTAGTCCTGCGGGAGCCGGCTGCGCAGCCCCTCCGCCAGGACGAGGACGCGGTCCTTCAGCTCCTTTCCGGGGATCCGCCGTTCGACCTCGACGGCGTAGTCCTCGACATCGAACTCCGGGTGGACCTCGCGGATCTTCCCACCGATGAGGCGGGCGGCGTCACCGTTGAAGTGGCGCTTGAGTCCGTATTCGCCAGTCATTGCATCCGGTCCTTCACGACAGAGATTCCCTCAGCGGGCGGGTAGAGGTGGATCTTAGGTTTGCGTGTTTCCTCCCTCAAGGAAGCGGGACGGCTCGTCGCGGCGATCATCGACTCGCCTCGTCCACTGGGGACCCAGTACGTCCGGCGTTCGAATGGGTAGGTGGGAATGGTGGTCGTGCGGTGTCCCTTGCCGGTGTGCACCCCCGCCCAGTCCACCTCACCCAGGCCCCGGCTGTAGAACTCCGCCACCGCCGCATGCAACTGCGCCTGATCCGAACGGTCGCGCCGCAACGTCGACAACCACACCAACCCCGGATCCGGCAACACCTGCTTCCCCAGACCCGCCAACACCGGATGAGCACCGATATCCCAGAACACCCCACCACCAGCCGCACCCACCAACCCCAACGCCTCACCGAACAACACCGGCCGGCGAATCCCCACACCCCACAACCCGGCATCGGCCACCGATTCCGCGTCATGCCACCCGCCAGTGATCGACGACGCGAAACCAACCCGCGGCGCCGACACCACCACCCGCGACACCGCCTCCGCAAACGGCTCGACCGCACCCGCCATCGCCACCGAATGAAACGCATGACTCACCACCAGCCGCTGACACCGCAAACCAGAGTTCACGCAGAACGCCTCCACCACCTCGGCCGGACCCGACACCGTCACACTCCGCGGCCCAT
This genomic window contains:
- a CDS encoding DNA alkylation repair protein, whose product is MTGEYGLKRHFNGDAARLIGGKIREVHPEFDVEDYAVEVERRIPGKELKDRVLVLAEGLRSRLPQDYPESVRILVSILGDELAEGEGMFNVSWYLMPVARFVEEYGLDHPEVSLDALVEITKRHTAEYAIRPYIEQHYDLTMKRMADWARDPSHNVRRMASEGTRPRLPWARTLTMFVRDPQPVLEILEPLRSDPSEYVRKSVANNLNDISKDAPDVALTTALRWRQESPTPETAWIVRHALRTLVKKGNQEALAIVGVTGGEHIRVPSMRLSPRSLTLGESTLIRLDVENTDSRRHTVAVDYVVHHVRKNGQSIPKVFKLTTLELAPGERRTVEKSHPVREVSTRRYYPGEHLVDIQVNGQVLATDRFDLRL